Proteins encoded in a region of the Carassius auratus strain Wakin chromosome 21, ASM336829v1, whole genome shotgun sequence genome:
- the LOC113038088 gene encoding uncharacterized protein LOC113038088, giving the protein MKTGADLKIYDESHTEIDQDILEELLEANPKSTLIIKDLSEEEATSSTDTLTSHSSSEQDVPSERCAKRLKTSQQDDRVGAAEEQRSAKEMVLAALKEKSKGDEILEEYKATETLSNEMRRALVNILVGHMTERHGRIPTQKQREQYAIGIVSLFPSLKDPFSKKGYEHFYDAASGSGYLAWRLKTVQRNHSCHTERKNKPSSEQGGPNIRRDISLEHQLEGDALVEAISLLAHTGVEETIFEKMRQTFRYRQGLVHDADTATNILKTFPRFLDTKGLVNQDFVLLFDLNTSSKLLERWNGTFKPKIIQEARNRRLLMSAEKAPENATDSNWDSDLSTLLLLVHLLPPSAGRKIAAKISASDAVEKLVVFHKSCCSIDEHLRKSQSHQPYLLAVGRSRDVIDSYYIALDNKLIPCQTAGSLGALDELFKVHYIFNISYDNTLINFYTFLQTTVYNIDVGKTKGAPRVKELRAKLLNST; this is encoded by the exons ATGAAG ACTGGAGCAGACTTGAAGATATATGACGAGTCCCACACTGAAATTGATCAAGACATTTTGGAAGAGTTGCTAGAAGCAAACCCAAAATCAACATTAATCATAAAAGATCTTAGTGAAG AGGAAGCAACCAGCTCCACAGATACACTGACAAGTCATTCATCTAGTGAACAAGATGTACCCTCTGAAAGATGTGCCAAAAGGCTCAAAACATCACAGCAAGATGACAGAGttggagcagcagaggagcaaAGATCAGCAAAGGAG ATGGTGCTTGCTGCCTTAAAAGAGAAATCCAAAGGAGATGAAATTCTTGAAGAGTACAAGGCCACCGAGACTTTGTCAAATGAAATGAGAAGAGCGCTTGTTAACATACTGGTGGGGCACATGACAGAGAGGCATGG gAGGATTCCAACCCAGAAGCAGAGAGAGCAGTATGCCATTGGAATTGTGTCTTTGTTTCCTTCATTGAAAGACCCATTTTCCAAGAAGGGATAT GAGCACTTTTATGATGCAGCAAGCGGAAGTGGTTATCTAGCTTGGCGTTTAAAAACCGTTCAAAGAAACCACTCTTGTCACACTGAAAGAAAGAATAAGCCTAGCTCTGAACAAGGAGGTCCAAACATCAGGAGAGACATTAGCTTAGAACATCAGCTTGAGGGAGATGCTCTTGTGGAGGCCATTTCACTTCTTGCTCATACAGGAGTTGAAGAAACCATTTTTGAAAAGATGAGACAGACATTTCGCTATCGCCAGGGACTTGTTCACGATGCTGATACAGCAACAAATATTCTAAAAACCTTTCCAAGGTTTCTAGACACCAAAGGATTA GTGAACCAAGATTTTGTTCTTCTGTTCGATTTGAACACATCCTCAAAGCTCTTGGAAAGGTGGAATGGAACCTTTAAGCCAAAAATCATTCAAGAAGCAAGAAACCGACGTCTCCTGATGTCAGCTGAGAAAGCCCCTGAGAATGCCACAGATTCAA ACTGGGACAGTGATCTATCCACACTGCTTTTACTGGTTCACCTTCTTCCACCATCTGCTGGGCGAAAGATTGCTGCAAAAATAAGTGCCTCTGATGCAGTTGAGAAACTTGTGGTGTTTCATAAG TCATGCTGCAGCATTGATGAGCACCTGAGGAAAAGCCAAAGTCATCAACCATATCTTCTAGCCGTGGGGAGGAGTCGAGACGTGATTGACAGCTACTACATTGCTCTGGATAACAAGCTCATCCCTTGTCAGACGGCTGGTTCTCTGGGTGCTTTGGATGAGCTCTTCAAAGTAcactacatttttaatatatccTATGACAACACTCTCATCAACTTCTACACTTTCCTGCAGACCACGGTTTATAACATAGATGTTGGAAAAACAAAAGGGGCACCAAGAGTGAAAGAACTGCGAGCTAAACTGCTGAATAGCACCTGA